Proteins from one Telopea speciosissima isolate NSW1024214 ecotype Mountain lineage chromosome 1, Tspe_v1, whole genome shotgun sequence genomic window:
- the LOC122644345 gene encoding probable N-acetyltransferase HLS1-like has product MAFEELKIRSFDGKIDRERIEDFERTCEVGPAESVFLFTDTMGDPICRIRNSPQYKMLVAELDHELVGVIQGSIKIVTVSSLVKDQARVGYILGLRIAPSHRRKGIGLSLVKRLEEWFVANHVDFAYMATDKDNQASVKLFTNKLGYVKFRTPAILVHPVGMRRIRISPTVEISKLKIEDAELLYRMFMGSTEFFPNDIDRVLRNKLSLGTWVAYPRGESWGDINSGQFPTNWAMLSVWNSGDLFKLKVGKAPLSCLMYAKSSRLIDKAFPWLKIPVFPDVFRPFGFYFMYGLHHQGPKSGGLVRSLCRFVHNMAKELEEDCKVIVTEVGGHDTLRLHIPHWKLLSCAEDFWCIKVLRKEAEDSMFELTKTPASRALFVDPREV; this is encoded by the exons ATGGCATTTGAAGAGCTTAAGATAAGAAGCTTCGACGGCAAAATCGACAGAGAACGCATCGAGGATTTCGAACGGACGTGCGAAGTAGGTCCGGCGGAGAGTGTCTTCCTCTTCACAGACACCATGGGTGACCCTATTTGTAGGATTCGTAACAGCCCACAATACAAAATGCTG GTTGCCGAGTTGGATCATGAGTTGGTAGGTGTCATTCAAGGTTCCATAAAGATAGTAACAGTTTCTAGCCTCGTTAAGGATCAAGCTCGGGTCGGGTACATACTAGGACTCCGAATTGCTCCTTCTCACCGGAGAAAGGGAATTGGTTTGAGCTTAGTTAaacgtcttgaagaatggttCGTTGCCAACCATGTCGATTTCGCTTACATGGCCACCGACAAAGATAATCAAGCCTCAGTGAAGCTATTCACAAACAAACTCGGGTACGTTAAGTTCCGGACTCCGGCCATATTAGTCCACCCGGTGGGTATGAGAAGGATCCGAATCTCACCAACGGTCGAGATTTCAAAGCTCAAGATAGAAGATGCTGAGCTTCTCTACAGAATGTTCATGGGCTCTACTGAATTCTTTCCCAATGACATCGACCGAGTTTTAAGAAATAAACTGAGTTTGGGAACTTGGGTTGCATACCCACGAGGTGAGTCATGGGGGGATATCAACTCGGGTCAATTCCCAACCAATTGGGCCATGCTTAGTGTATGGAACAGTGGAGATTTGTTCAAACTGAAGGTAGGCAAAGCACCTTTATCATGTCTCATGTATGCCAAGAGCTCGAGATTGATCGATAAAGCGTTCCCGTGGTTGAAAATTCCGGTGTTCCCTGATGTGTTCCGGCCATTTGGGTTCTATTTCATGTATGGGTTGCACCATCAAGGGCCGAAATCAGGTGGGCTGGTTCGTTCTTTGTGCAGGTTCGTTCATAACATGGCTAAGGAGTTGGAAGAGGATTGTAAAGTAATTGTGACGGAAGTTGGAGGTCATGATACACTAAGACTTCACATCCCACATTGGAAGTTGTTGTCCTGCGCAGAGGACTTTTGGTGTATAAAGGTGTTAAGGAAAGAAGCAGAAGATAGCATGTTCGAATTAACAAAAACACCAGCCAGTAGAGCCCTTTTCGTCGACCCCAGAGAGGTATGA
- the LOC122663464 gene encoding alcohol acyltransferase 9-like: MANTSIRVKEAVLVTPSEPTPTHVLTLSALDSQLFLRFTIEYLFVYRSRSVPNRSATTARLKAALSQALVSYYPLAGRIRAARPDASNLEVVCRAQGAVFIEAVSDIPAAELESAPRYSTQWRNLLSFHVADVLQGTPPLAVQLTWLPDGAAAVGVGISHCLCDGIGSADFLNTVADLATDRCGLAELKPKPIWHRHLLDPVIRQPHHRSPAACHPEFDQIQDSYGFVQRFSREPLTPTCVTFDRRALTQLKKLAPSTSQPNELNRSYTSFEVLSAHVWRCWAKALQLPGTQTLRLLFSVNIRNKVKPNLPEGYYGNGFVLGCAQTGAKELIENGLGWAAGLVRKAKERVGDEYVRRVVESVSGSRACPDSVGVLIISQWSRLGLERVDLGMGMGKPVHVGPICCDRYCLLLPVFEQRNAVKVMVAVPKNAVDKYEHLLTTSLTSS; encoded by the coding sequence ATGGCAAACACCAGCATACGAGTGAAAGAAGCAGTACTGGTAACCCCTTCAGAACCAACCCCAACCCATGTCCTTACCCTCTCCGCTCTCGATTCTCAGCTTTTCCTCCGCTTCACCATTGAATACCTCTTCGTCTACCGCTCTCGTTCAGTTCCTAACCGCTCTGCCACCACCGCACGTCTTAAAGCTGCACTTTCGCAAGCCCTCGTCTCTTACTACCCACTCGCCGGTCGAATCAGGGCGGCCCGACCAGACGCCTCGAACCTTGAGGTCGTGTGTCGAGCCCAAGGTGCGGTATTCATCGAAGCCGTCTCCGATATCCCAGCAGCTGAGTTGGAAAGTGCCCCGCGTTACTCCACCCAATGGCGAAACCTGCTGTCCTTCCACGTGGCAGACGTTCTTCAAGGGACCCCACCTCTTGCTGTCCAGCTAACTTGGCTCCCTGATGGTGCAGCGGCGGTTGGCGTAGGTATCAGCCATTGTCTCTGCGACGGAATCGGTAGCGCCGACTTCCTCAACACAGTCGCGGACCTAGCCACGGACAGATGTGGACTCGCTGAATTGAAACCGAAACCCATCTGGCATCGCCACCTTCTCGACCCGGTCATTCGCCAACCCCACCACCGATCTCCGGCGGCTTGCCACCCCGAGTTCGACCAAATTCAAGACTCCTATGGGTTTGTCCAACGGTTCTCCCGAGAACCACTCACTCCAACATGCGTCACCTTCGATCGAAGAGCTCTAACGCAACTCAAGAAGCTCGCACCGTCCACCAGCCAACCCAACGAGCTGAATCGTTCGTACACGTCGTTCGAGGTGCTCTCAGCCCACGTATGGAGATGCTGGGCTAAAGCTTTGCAGCTACCGGGGACACAAACGTTGAGGCTTCTCTTCAGCGTCAACATTCGGAACAAAGTGAAGCCCAACCTCCCTGAAGGCTATTACGGAAACGGATTCGTGCTGGGCTGTGCGCAGACCGGGGCGAAGGAGCTGATTGAGAATGGGCTGGGTTGGGCGGCTGGATTGGTTAGGAAAGCCAAGGAGAGAGTAGGAGACGAGTACGTGAGAAGGGTTGTGGAATCGGTGAGTGGGTCAAGGGCATGCCCAGACTCGGTTGGAGTGTTGATAATATCACAGTGGTCAAGGCTGGGATTGGAGAGAGTTGACCTGGGAATGGGAATGGGGAAGCCCGTTCACGTGGGTCCCATTTGTTGCGACAGGTATTGTCTGCTCTTACCAGTTTTCGAGCAGAGAAATGCAGTGAAGGTGATGGTGGCGGTCCCCAAGAACGCCGTTGACAAGTACGAGCATTTACTCACCACCAGCCTCACATCGTCTTGA
- the LOC122663486 gene encoding 50S ribosomal protein L25-like, whose amino-acid sequence MARWWNGAAGGLSRAVALVRPRASSSSSATASYHTIQAIPRDYTGSRMSARDRAQGRIPAVIFAQQFQELDPNSSISSGNDSRISTAVSRKHLITTERKQIHSILKSVEPLFLCSTTFQLQIRAGAGSSHLLESGTVLPIKIHKDPDTGKILNLVFAWAQSGSELKVNVPIIFKGEDRCPGILKGGHLNRIRASLKYLCGILVCDGNCSKGRISWKFLSRVSRCLRKKKKPLFLLLPPSDRR is encoded by the coding sequence ATGGCGAGGTGGTGGAACGGCGCCGCAGGTGGGTTGAGCAGGGCAGTTGCGTTGGTGAGGCCTAgggcttcatcatcatcatctgcaACTGCATCGTACCACACCATACAGGCAATACCAAGAGATTACACAGGTAGCAGAATGTCCGCCAGGGACAGAGCCCAAGGCAGGATCCCTGCCGTCATCTTCGCCCAGCAATTCCAAGAACTCGACCCTAATAGCAGTATCAGTAGTGGCAATGACAGTAGAATTAGCACGGCCGTATCAAGGAAGCATCTCATCACCACTGAAAGGAAACAAATTCATTCCATACTTAAGTCGGTAGAACCTCTATTCTTGTGCTCTACCACGTTTCAGCTCCAAATTCGTGCAGGTGCCGGCTCCTCTCACCTCCTCGAGTCCGGAACAGTGCTTCCTATAAAGATTCATAAGGATCCCGACACCGGGAAAATCCTAAACCTGGTTTTTGCTTGGGCTCAGAGTGGTTCAGAGTTGAAGGTCAATGTGCCAATCATTTTTAAGGGAGAGGATCGTTGCCCTGGGATCTTGAAAGGAGGGCATCTGAACAGGATAAGAGCAAGTTTGAAATACCTGTGTGGTATACTGGTATGTGATGGCAATTGCAGTAAAGGGAGGATTTCATGGAAGTTCCTTTCTAGGGTTTCACGGTGtctgagaaagaagaagaagcccctgttcttgcttcttccgccGTCAGAtcgaagatga